Proteins co-encoded in one Paracrocinitomix mangrovi genomic window:
- a CDS encoding universal stress protein, whose product MKKKIIVPYDFSEVANNAIHHALVTAKVVGAEVHAIHVVNKNDEIKDAKEKLEKSVNAAKESSKAPEVETVNHVRVGNIFDDIADFAVEIGAELIFMGTHGATGWQHITGSHALKVVTSSPAPFVIVQQHDISDNGYDDIVVPLDLHKETKQKLTLVANIAQYFDSRVHVIIPDESDEFLKHTVKANIVFANKFFNERGIEVTTTLADSSGFDKEVVKHAVKVDADLIAIMNLQKHQLLGLFGSNHEQYMITNEAQIPVLIVNPIDATNTYQTIFT is encoded by the coding sequence ATGAAAAAGAAAATAATTGTTCCTTATGACTTTAGTGAAGTTGCTAATAATGCAATTCATCATGCACTTGTTACTGCAAAGGTCGTTGGTGCAGAAGTACACGCCATTCACGTAGTAAATAAAAACGACGAAATAAAAGATGCCAAGGAAAAACTTGAAAAATCTGTTAATGCAGCAAAAGAAAGTTCTAAAGCACCAGAAGTTGAAACAGTAAACCACGTAAGAGTTGGAAATATCTTTGATGATATTGCAGATTTTGCGGTTGAAATCGGAGCTGAGTTAATTTTTATGGGAACTCACGGAGCTACAGGTTGGCAACACATTACGGGAAGCCATGCACTTAAAGTGGTTACTAGTTCACCTGCTCCTTTTGTTATTGTTCAACAACATGACATCAGTGATAATGGATATGATGATATCGTAGTACCATTAGACCTTCATAAAGAAACAAAACAAAAACTTACTTTGGTTGCTAATATTGCTCAATACTTTGATTCAAGGGTACATGTAATCATTCCTGACGAATCTGATGAGTTTTTAAAACATACTGTAAAGGCAAACATTGTATTTGCAAATAAATTCTTTAATGAAAGAGGAATTGAAGTAACAACTACTTTGGCTGATTCTTCAGGATTTGACAAAGAAGTAGTGAAACATGCTGTTAAAGTTGATGCCGATTTGATTGCTATTATGAATTTACAAAAGCATCAATTATTAGGCTTATTTGGATCTAACCATGAGCAGTACATGATAACTAATGAAGCTCAAATTCCGGTTTTAATTGTAAATCCGATTGATGCTACAAATACTTATCAAACAATCTTTACTTAA
- a CDS encoding PSP1 domain-containing protein, with translation MGCTSCSTKNGVPNGCKSNGACGTGGCDKLAVYDWLADVELPNGISAYDILEVRFKNSRKGFYRNLKGENLHVGDVVAVEASPGYDIGVVSVVGELARIQVRKKAPNFKPHEARKIIRKASEQDIEKWKEVRELEKETMFRSRELASQLALEMKISDVEFQGDGAKATFYYTAEDRVDFRQLIKDLADSFKVRVEMKQIGVRQEAARLGGIGSCGRELCCSTWLTDFRSVSTASARYQQLALNPQKLAGQCGKLKCCLNYELDAYLEALKKFPSSDIKLQTEKGTAFHIKTDVFKEQMWYIQENRDSDVPGQFVPLSPERVKEIIRLNKEGKKPADLKDFMVDIVEEEPDYTNVVGQDSLNRFEHVFNRKKKKKKKKNPNQGNSNVQNNNNKQAVSSQKPKGKNKPQGQGKQQNKQKQGQGSGQNKQKQTQGSNQNQGKQTQNKKGNFKKRKPNNNKKNQNNNNNGAKKDQ, from the coding sequence ATGGGATGCACAAGTTGTTCTACAAAGAACGGAGTGCCGAATGGTTGTAAAAGTAACGGTGCCTGTGGCACCGGAGGTTGCGATAAATTAGCGGTATATGATTGGTTGGCAGATGTTGAATTGCCAAACGGAATCAGTGCCTACGATATATTAGAAGTAAGATTTAAAAATTCCAGAAAGGGATTTTATAGAAATCTAAAAGGAGAGAACTTGCATGTTGGTGACGTTGTTGCCGTTGAAGCAAGTCCTGGTTATGATATCGGAGTTGTATCAGTTGTTGGCGAATTAGCCAGAATTCAGGTACGAAAAAAAGCACCCAACTTTAAACCACACGAGGCAAGAAAGATTATAAGAAAGGCTTCTGAACAAGACATTGAAAAATGGAAGGAAGTCAGAGAACTGGAAAAAGAAACCATGTTCAGATCTAGAGAATTAGCTTCTCAATTGGCTTTGGAAATGAAAATTTCTGACGTTGAATTTCAAGGTGATGGAGCTAAGGCAACATTTTATTACACTGCAGAAGATCGTGTAGATTTTAGACAATTAATCAAAGATCTTGCAGATAGTTTTAAGGTGCGAGTGGAGATGAAACAAATTGGTGTTCGTCAAGAAGCTGCTAGATTAGGAGGAATTGGTTCTTGTGGTCGTGAACTTTGTTGTTCAACCTGGTTAACTGATTTTAGATCTGTTTCTACTGCCTCAGCTAGATATCAACAGTTGGCTTTGAATCCTCAAAAATTAGCCGGTCAATGTGGTAAATTGAAGTGTTGTTTAAATTATGAATTAGATGCTTATTTAGAAGCATTGAAGAAATTCCCTTCATCTGATATTAAGTTGCAGACAGAAAAAGGAACTGCTTTTCATATTAAAACGGATGTGTTCAAAGAGCAAATGTGGTACATACAGGAAAATAGAGATTCTGATGTTCCGGGTCAATTTGTACCATTAAGTCCTGAACGCGTTAAAGAGATAATTAGACTCAATAAAGAAGGTAAAAAACCGGCGGATCTAAAAGATTTCATGGTTGATATTGTTGAAGAGGAACCGGATTACACAAATGTAGTAGGTCAAGATAGTTTAAACAGATTTGAGCACGTCTTTAATCGTAAAAAGAAGAAGAAGAAAAAGAAAAACCCGAATCAAGGAAATTCAAACGTTCAAAACAATAACAATAAGCAAGCTGTAAGTTCACAAAAGCCAAAGGGTAAAAATAAACCTCAAGGACAAGGTAAACAACAGAACAAACAAAAACAGGGACAAGGTTCAGGTCAAAATAAACAAAAGCAAACACAAGGTTCAAACCAGAATCAGGGTAAACAAACTCAAAATAAGAAGGGTAATTTCAAAAAGAGAAAACCTAACAACAATAAGAAAAATCAAAACAATAACAACAATGGCGCTAAGAAGGATCAATAG
- the holB gene encoding DNA polymerase III subunit delta', which produces MLFKDVIGHSKTKQHLINEVKADRVSHAQMLLGPPGIGKLPLAIAFAQYLLCDNPSAKDSCGICPNCQKMQSLTHPDLHFVYPVVVSKTDKIASSDDARTEWNKLLTSRPYFDLNGWMEYIGFEGKNPIIGVEESRAILKKLSLKSFSGKYKIMIVWLPEKMNSQAANKLLKILEEPPTKTLFFLVCDSSEEILPTIISRCQIIRIPQLSPDEISAYLEDKHKLDKSLAQTFANLSQGNLVNAINTAQGDEAHNAYFDLFVKLMRAAYAANPNELMDVSDEIAALDKEKQKNFVLYGLHIFRESLIKNYLNGELLNLREEEERFLDKFARFINNQNITELMTSFNDAYYHIERNANAKILFSDLVISLTKLIRKGV; this is translated from the coding sequence GTGCTTTTCAAAGATGTAATAGGACATAGTAAAACTAAGCAACACTTAATAAATGAAGTGAAGGCAGATCGTGTAAGTCACGCGCAAATGCTTTTGGGCCCTCCAGGAATTGGTAAATTGCCTTTGGCCATTGCATTCGCTCAATATTTATTGTGTGATAATCCTTCGGCAAAAGATTCTTGTGGTATTTGCCCTAATTGTCAAAAGATGCAATCACTTACCCATCCAGATTTACACTTTGTTTATCCGGTAGTGGTGTCTAAAACTGATAAAATTGCCTCATCTGATGATGCCAGAACAGAATGGAATAAACTATTGACCTCCAGACCTTATTTTGATTTAAATGGATGGATGGAGTACATTGGTTTTGAAGGCAAAAATCCAATTATTGGTGTAGAAGAAAGCCGTGCTATTCTTAAAAAACTTTCACTAAAGTCATTTAGTGGAAAGTATAAAATAATGATAGTTTGGTTGCCAGAGAAAATGAACTCTCAAGCGGCAAATAAGCTGTTAAAAATACTAGAGGAACCGCCTACTAAAACTTTGTTCTTTTTAGTGTGTGACAGTAGTGAAGAAATATTGCCTACTATTATTTCAAGGTGTCAAATTATCAGAATTCCTCAATTAAGTCCTGATGAAATTTCAGCTTATTTAGAGGACAAACACAAATTGGATAAATCTTTAGCGCAAACATTTGCTAATCTATCTCAAGGTAATTTAGTTAATGCCATTAATACAGCTCAGGGAGATGAAGCGCATAATGCATATTTTGACCTTTTTGTAAAATTGATGAGAGCGGCTTATGCGGCTAATCCAAATGAATTAATGGATGTTTCTGATGAAATAGCTGCACTTGATAAAGAGAAGCAAAAGAACTTTGTGCTTTACGGCTTGCATATTTTTAGGGAAAGCTTGATTAAAAACTACCTAAATGGTGAGTTATTGAATCTTAGAGAAGAAGAAGAAAGGTTTTTAGATAAGTTTGCCAGGTTCATCAATAATCAAAACATTACTGAACTCATGACTTCCTTTAATGATGCTTATTATCATATCGAAAGGAATGCTAATGCTAAAATTCTCTTTTCTGATTTAGTAATCAGTCTTACTAAGTTGATTAGAAAGGGCGTGTAA
- a CDS encoding DMT family transporter produces MKYYIILHLVVLVFGFTGILGDYISVSADFITFFRTGISFISLILIGFFIKTSKIQPQTAFKLILIGGVVGLHWFMFFYAIKVSTVSIGVVCMSSATLFTSILEPIVFKRKFQLNELFLSFAIIGGIMVIFGFETEHYIGILAGLLSAFLAALFTVLNGKLISGVSSFHITKYEMLGGFLTSGIFLLSMGKLEISSFNLSGSDWTYLLVLGLICTTVAFMLSVWVMKFVTPFTVSMSVNMEPIYTILIVLLIDVVNGTSKEKMSTGFYFGTAIILASIFLNAYLKKQQKRKLTSSQNLVNSI; encoded by the coding sequence TTGAAATACTACATTATACTGCACCTGGTTGTATTGGTGTTTGGATTTACCGGCATACTTGGTGATTACATATCTGTAAGTGCTGATTTTATTACTTTTTTCAGAACCGGTATCTCATTTATTTCACTCATTCTGATTGGGTTCTTTATTAAAACTTCTAAAATTCAACCTCAAACCGCATTTAAGCTCATCCTAATAGGTGGAGTTGTAGGACTTCATTGGTTTATGTTTTTCTATGCGATAAAAGTTAGCACTGTTTCAATTGGAGTGGTATGTATGTCAAGCGCTACTTTATTTACATCCATTCTTGAACCCATTGTTTTCAAAAGAAAATTTCAACTGAATGAGTTGTTTTTGAGTTTCGCAATAATTGGGGGGATCATGGTGATTTTTGGATTTGAAACGGAACATTATATAGGAATTTTAGCAGGTTTACTTTCTGCATTTTTAGCAGCACTATTTACAGTATTAAATGGGAAATTAATTTCCGGAGTTTCTTCTTTTCATATAACAAAATATGAAATGCTGGGTGGATTCTTAACCTCAGGGATATTCTTATTGAGTATGGGCAAACTTGAAATCTCATCATTCAACCTCAGTGGATCTGATTGGACCTATTTATTGGTGCTTGGATTAATCTGCACAACAGTTGCCTTTATGCTTTCTGTATGGGTAATGAAATTTGTTACTCCGTTTACAGTTAGTATGAGTGTTAACATGGAGCCTATTTATACCATTTTGATTGTACTTTTAATAGATGTAGTGAACGGTACAAGTAAAGAAAAAATGTCAACCGGTTTTTATTTTGGAACTGCCATAATATTGGCTTCAATATTTTTAAACGCATATCTTAAAAAGCAACAAAAAAGGAAGTTAACATCTTCACAAAATCTAGTTAATTCTATTTAA
- a CDS encoding glutathione peroxidase, whose product MKKFILLIAITMSLTSLSQKSIHEFEFETLDGKTKSFADFKGKKILIFNAASECGYTPQYEQLQALHDQYGDKVVVIGFPANNYGAQEPGTNDEIAEFCKKNYGVTFTMAAKVSVNGVDISPIFKWLCAQDNPDFTGDIKWNFEKFILDADGKLLRRYRSGTDPLDDEIINVIRA is encoded by the coding sequence ATGAAGAAATTTATTTTACTAATAGCAATTACTATGTCACTAACTTCTTTATCTCAAAAGAGTATTCACGAATTTGAATTTGAAACCCTGGATGGCAAAACAAAATCATTTGCTGATTTCAAAGGGAAAAAAATATTGATTTTTAATGCGGCTTCAGAATGTGGTTATACTCCGCAGTACGAGCAATTACAAGCCTTACATGATCAGTATGGTGATAAAGTTGTTGTGATTGGCTTTCCTGCAAATAACTATGGTGCACAAGAACCCGGAACCAATGATGAAATAGCAGAGTTTTGTAAGAAAAACTACGGAGTTACTTTTACAATGGCGGCTAAGGTCTCAGTTAATGGGGTAGACATTAGTCCAATTTTTAAATGGTTATGTGCTCAAGACAATCCTGATTTTACCGGAGACATTAAATGGAATTTTGAAAAATTCATATTGGATGCAGACGGTAAATTGTTGCGCAGGTATAGAAGTGGCACTGATCCGCTAGATGACGAAATCATAAATGTTATTCGTGCATAA
- a CDS encoding bifunctional nuclease family protein, producing MDKIELKIIGLSYSQTQSGAYALVLSEKDGARRLPIIIGGFEAQSIAIELENMKPSRPLTHDLFKSFAEAFKVAIKEVVIYNLIEGVFYSKLICDQNGEEVEIDARTSDAIAIGIRCDCPVYTFEHILSSAGIQLEEEMDEVKSIGDEDETEEPKEAAPKARGNELSALTEEELNRMLQDALDQENYERASEIRDELNKRN from the coding sequence ATGGATAAGATTGAATTAAAAATAATAGGCCTATCATATAGCCAGACTCAGTCTGGTGCTTACGCCTTGGTTCTGTCTGAAAAAGATGGAGCTAGAAGATTACCAATAATTATTGGAGGCTTTGAGGCTCAATCAATTGCCATTGAATTAGAAAACATGAAACCATCAAGACCTTTGACACATGATTTGTTCAAATCATTTGCGGAGGCTTTTAAAGTTGCAATCAAAGAAGTTGTAATTTATAATTTGATCGAGGGAGTATTTTATTCCAAATTAATTTGTGATCAAAACGGTGAAGAAGTTGAAATAGACGCAAGAACTTCAGATGCTATTGCTATTGGTATTCGTTGTGATTGTCCGGTTTATACTTTTGAACATATTTTAAGTTCTGCCGGTATTCAGCTAGAAGAAGAAATGGATGAGGTGAAATCAATTGGTGATGAAGATGAAACTGAAGAGCCGAAAGAAGCTGCACCTAAAGCCAGGGGTAACGAATTAAGTGCCCTTACTGAAGAGGAATTGAACCGTATGTTACAAGATGCGCTGGATCAAGAAAATTACGAACGAGCTTCTGAAATTCGTGACGAGCTAAACAAAAGAAACTAA
- a CDS encoding electron transfer flavoprotein subunit alpha/FixB family protein, translating into MSVLVYIDTLSGSVSKAAMEAVYYGSKIGSTTVLTNGGIAADQLAVLGECGASKVLVNRAVTVDDASQVSKLVVAAVEATGADTVVMPLDLTGRAVAPRVSARLKAGLATGAVALPAGDGTIKVNVFSGKAFGNVSVKTAKKVITLTPNSLQIEKGGAAAAVEDFNAEVGGASITVKEVRKQEGDILLPEAELVVSAGRGLKGPENWGIVEDLAKALGAATACSRPVADIGWRPHHEHVGQTGVAIRPNLYIAAGISGAIQHLAGVNGSKVIVVINTDPEAPFFKAADYGVVGDAFEVLPKLTAEIEKFKAQN; encoded by the coding sequence ATGTCAGTATTAGTATATATAGATACACTTAGCGGTTCAGTTTCAAAAGCCGCAATGGAAGCTGTTTATTACGGAAGTAAAATTGGTAGTACTACAGTATTAACTAACGGAGGAATTGCTGCTGATCAATTAGCTGTTTTAGGTGAATGTGGGGCATCAAAGGTTTTAGTAAATAGAGCTGTTACTGTTGATGATGCATCTCAAGTTTCAAAATTGGTTGTTGCTGCGGTTGAAGCTACCGGAGCAGATACAGTTGTTATGCCTTTAGATTTAACAGGTAGAGCTGTTGCGCCTAGAGTTTCTGCAAGATTAAAAGCTGGTTTAGCTACTGGAGCGGTTGCTTTGCCTGCAGGTGATGGTACAATTAAAGTAAATGTTTTCTCAGGGAAAGCGTTTGGAAATGTATCAGTTAAAACAGCTAAAAAGGTAATTACCTTAACACCTAATTCACTGCAAATTGAAAAAGGAGGAGCTGCTGCTGCTGTAGAAGATTTTAACGCAGAAGTTGGTGGAGCTAGCATTACAGTGAAAGAAGTAAGAAAACAAGAAGGAGATATTTTATTGCCTGAAGCTGAATTAGTGGTTTCTGCAGGTAGAGGATTAAAAGGTCCTGAAAACTGGGGAATCGTTGAAGATTTGGCAAAAGCATTAGGAGCAGCTACAGCTTGTTCAAGACCTGTTGCTGATATCGGTTGGAGACCACATCACGAACACGTTGGTCAAACAGGTGTTGCTATTAGACCTAACCTTTATATTGCTGCCGGAATTTCTGGTGCAATTCAACATTTAGCTGGTGTTAACGGATCTAAAGTGATAGTTGTTATCAACACTGATCCTGAAGCGCCATTCTTTAAAGCTGCTGATTACGGAGTTGTTGGTGATGCATTTGAAGTGTTGCCAAAATTAACAGCCGAAATTGAGAAGTTTAAAGCACAAAATTAG
- a CDS encoding electron transfer flavoprotein subunit beta/FixA family protein, whose amino-acid sequence MKFLVCISKAPDTTSKIEFTDNNTKFNEAGVQYIVNPYDEWYALVRALELKESLGGDVTTITVGGAADDATIRKALAIGADNAVRVNADPKDAYFTAFQIAEYAKDKGFDMILCGKETINYNGSQVGGMIAELLNLPYVSLATKLEMNGSTATIDREMKGGVEVVEVNGPFVLSAAKGMAEQRIPNMRGIMAARTKPLEVVEPAACDDLTSFESYALPEAKGDCKYIDPDNMAELVSLLHNEAKVI is encoded by the coding sequence ATGAAATTTTTAGTTTGTATTTCAAAAGCACCGGATACGACTTCAAAGATTGAGTTCACCGACAATAACACTAAGTTTAATGAGGCGGGAGTTCAATATATTGTCAATCCGTATGATGAGTGGTATGCATTAGTAAGAGCATTAGAATTGAAAGAATCTTTAGGTGGTGATGTTACCACTATTACTGTTGGTGGCGCAGCTGATGACGCTACAATTCGTAAAGCTTTAGCAATTGGAGCAGACAATGCTGTAAGAGTTAATGCTGATCCTAAAGATGCTTATTTTACAGCTTTTCAAATTGCTGAATATGCTAAAGACAAAGGGTTTGACATGATTCTTTGTGGTAAGGAAACAATTAACTACAATGGTTCTCAAGTTGGAGGAATGATTGCTGAGTTATTAAATCTACCATATGTTTCTTTAGCTACTAAACTAGAAATGAATGGGTCAACTGCTACTATTGATAGAGAAATGAAAGGTGGAGTTGAGGTAGTTGAAGTAAACGGACCATTTGTGTTAAGTGCTGCTAAAGGAATGGCTGAACAGAGAATTCCTAATATGAGAGGAATTATGGCTGCAAGAACTAAACCTCTTGAAGTTGTTGAACCAGCTGCATGTGATGATTTAACAAGTTTTGAATCTTATGCATTGCCTGAAGCAAAAGGAGATTGTAAATACATTGATCCGGATAACATGGCCGAATTAGTGAGTTTGTTACACAACGAGGCGAAAGTTATTTAA
- a CDS encoding NupC/NupG family nucleoside CNT transporter — MKKLLPILLLGLLALVSSCSEDKADPLVGKWISENSQTEHQEFIIFTQSDAGLRFIEYGWYNDTIKGDWTRQGDSLSVTYFEPASLHVDSIEITTNGEGETDAHYFYNNQVIANDNDGEIQGVKTTRNLLISLNESNLSIPVQGKTLQYELEHKESKSLSFVSVLRGLMGMLFLIALSYLFSSDKKNINWNLVIKGTALQIIIALLVLKVPFIERGFSVVSDGFVWLIEFTDDGTDFLFGQMGIGIVQAPLITFAIKVLPTIIFFSALMSMLYYMGVIQKVVYAFAWLMKKFMKLSGAESLAAAGNVFLGQTESPLLVKPYLLGMTKSELMCLMTGGMATIAGGVLAAYVFFLGGDDPVERAFFAKHLLTASIISAPAAVVAAKILVPETEEINKDLSINKEKIGTNLLEAIANGTSDGLKLAVNVGAMLLVFIALMALGNGILDSIGNSTNLNDVIAANTPYEGLSFQFILGYIGAPIVWMVGVDATDMVLVGELLGQKTVLNEFIAYPRLGELKQSGQLSEKSIIISTYMLCGFANFASIGIQIGGIGSLIPTRKGLLSKLGMRALLGGTIACLMTAAIVGMLY; from the coding sequence TTGAAAAAACTCCTTCCGATATTATTACTGGGATTGTTGGCTTTGGTCAGTTCTTGTTCGGAAGATAAAGCTGATCCATTAGTAGGTAAATGGATTTCAGAAAACAGTCAAACTGAACATCAAGAGTTTATTATTTTCACTCAAAGTGATGCCGGGTTAAGATTCATTGAATACGGCTGGTACAATGATACCATCAAAGGTGATTGGACAAGACAAGGTGATTCTTTATCTGTGACTTATTTTGAGCCGGCTAGTTTACACGTAGATTCAATTGAGATTACCACAAATGGTGAAGGTGAAACAGATGCACATTATTTTTACAACAATCAAGTTATTGCCAATGACAATGATGGTGAAATTCAAGGAGTAAAAACAACCAGAAATCTTCTTATTTCTTTGAATGAAAGTAATTTATCAATTCCTGTTCAAGGTAAAACATTACAATATGAATTGGAACATAAAGAAAGCAAAAGTCTTTCTTTTGTTTCTGTTTTAAGAGGGTTAATGGGAATGTTATTCCTGATCGCTTTGTCCTATTTGTTCTCATCTGACAAGAAAAACATTAATTGGAATTTAGTAATTAAAGGAACTGCATTACAGATAATTATTGCGCTTTTAGTATTAAAGGTTCCGTTTATTGAAAGAGGATTTTCAGTAGTCAGTGATGGATTTGTATGGTTGATTGAATTTACAGATGATGGAACTGATTTTCTATTTGGGCAAATGGGAATTGGTATTGTTCAGGCACCATTAATCACCTTTGCAATTAAAGTACTACCTACAATAATATTCTTCTCAGCCCTGATGAGTATGTTATATTATATGGGTGTTATTCAAAAGGTAGTATATGCCTTTGCCTGGCTCATGAAAAAATTCATGAAATTATCAGGAGCTGAATCTTTAGCAGCAGCCGGTAATGTTTTTCTTGGTCAAACAGAATCTCCTTTGTTGGTAAAGCCATATTTATTGGGAATGACAAAGTCTGAGTTGATGTGTTTAATGACTGGTGGGATGGCAACAATTGCTGGTGGAGTTTTAGCCGCATATGTGTTTTTCCTGGGTGGTGATGATCCTGTTGAAAGAGCGTTTTTTGCAAAACACCTATTGACGGCATCTATTATTTCTGCTCCGGCTGCGGTAGTGGCTGCAAAAATACTTGTGCCTGAAACAGAAGAAATCAACAAAGATCTTTCAATCAACAAAGAGAAGATTGGCACAAACTTACTTGAGGCCATTGCCAATGGAACTTCAGATGGATTAAAATTGGCAGTGAATGTTGGTGCCATGTTGTTGGTTTTTATCGCCTTAATGGCCTTGGGCAATGGAATTCTTGATTCAATAGGGAACTCAACCAATTTAAATGATGTAATTGCTGCTAATACTCCATATGAAGGATTATCATTCCAGTTTATTTTAGGTTATATAGGTGCACCAATTGTTTGGATGGTTGGTGTAGATGCAACTGATATGGTATTAGTTGGTGAATTACTAGGTCAAAAAACAGTTTTAAATGAATTCATAGCATATCCAAGATTAGGTGAATTAAAACAAAGTGGTCAACTAAGTGAAAAGTCTATTATCATTAGTACTTATATGCTTTGTGGATTTGCAAACTTTGCGTCAATTGGAATTCAAATAGGTGGAATTGGATCATTAATTCCTACCAGAAAAGGATTGCTATCAAAATTAGGTATGAGAGCCTTGCTTGGTGGTACAATCGCCTGCTTAATGACGGCAGCTATAGTTGGAATGCTGTATTAA
- a CDS encoding leucine-rich repeat domain-containing protein gives MIRSLLFYCILLLCWQAQAQLLSDAELRSQKRYTSLIEAHKHPDEVIVLDLSSKDLKDVPPDLDLFKNLQYLDLSKNDLIRVPNYLTKFEKLQVLKLNDNALEELPDDIGDLTNLRELTLHKNKLEILPESIGNLNKLTKLDLFVNRLTKLPESIGELTNLLVIDVYLNQLKSFPKNIKNLSKLEVLYLGSNRFNKIPNQIFELKSLQRLDMSQNKIKSVSSDISKLENLKYLILFENKIGYVSQSLAKLENLVEIDLSNNRLRKFDISFDKLEALERINLDYNRLKLYPENSVQANNLKELKLSSNKIRELPNVFNNYSGLIHLTLDENPITHLPESFFKLDKLEWLDLSGTSLYELPAYLGELYSLKYLNLGDLGLTPEQQDKIKAFVGSSKKVEIVF, from the coding sequence ATGATAAGATCGTTACTCTTCTATTGTATTCTATTATTGTGTTGGCAGGCTCAAGCACAATTATTGTCTGATGCTGAACTTAGATCACAGAAAAGATATACTTCTTTAATAGAGGCACATAAACATCCTGATGAAGTGATCGTACTTGATTTGTCGAGTAAAGATTTAAAGGATGTGCCACCTGATTTGGATCTTTTTAAAAATCTGCAATACCTTGATTTATCAAAAAATGACTTGATCCGTGTTCCAAACTATCTAACAAAGTTTGAAAAGCTGCAGGTGCTAAAACTAAATGACAATGCATTGGAGGAATTACCGGATGATATTGGTGATTTAACCAATCTACGAGAATTAACACTGCATAAAAACAAATTGGAGATTTTGCCTGAAAGTATAGGAAATCTCAATAAGTTAACCAAGCTGGATTTGTTCGTAAACAGGCTTACTAAATTACCGGAAAGCATTGGAGAATTAACAAACTTACTTGTCATTGATGTTTACTTAAATCAATTAAAATCCTTTCCAAAAAACATTAAAAATCTTTCCAAATTAGAAGTGTTGTATTTGGGTAGTAATCGCTTCAATAAAATACCAAATCAAATCTTTGAATTAAAGAGTTTACAGCGATTAGACATGAGTCAGAATAAAATTAAATCTGTGTCTTCAGATATTTCGAAATTGGAAAACCTCAAGTATCTAATTCTCTTTGAAAATAAGATAGGTTATGTTTCTCAATCCTTAGCTAAGCTTGAAAATCTTGTAGAGATTGATTTGAGCAATAATCGACTTAGAAAGTTTGACATATCATTTGATAAATTAGAAGCCTTGGAGCGTATCAATCTTGATTATAACCGTCTGAAATTGTATCCTGAAAATTCGGTTCAAGCTAATAATTTGAAGGAATTGAAGTTAAGTTCAAATAAAATTAGAGAACTTCCCAATGTTTTTAATAATTACAGTGGTTTGATTCATTTGACACTGGATGAAAATCCAATTACTCATTTACCTGAAAGTTTTTTCAAATTAGATAAATTGGAGTGGCTGGATTTGTCCGGAACTTCGCTTTATGAGTTGCCTGCATATTTAGGAGAATTGTATTCATTAAAATATCTCAATTTAGGAGATTTGGGCTTAACGCCTGAACAACAGGATAAAATCAAAGCTTTTGTTGGATCATCAAAAAAAGTGGAGATAGTATTTTAA